Proteins encoded in a region of the Isosphaeraceae bacterium EP7 genome:
- a CDS encoding transposase — protein sequence MRRTWAPVGRTPVLTGFGRHRDKVSTIAAISVAPVRRRVGLYWRTDPAHSIDAAAVVAFLGGLLRHLRGRVIVVWDGGSNHKGPLIRAFLSRYPRLHQGRLPAYAPDLNPVEFIWGHLKHGLMANFVPTDVHDLDRVINGHLERLGGQPAMIRSQSRGSKLPLLGKNLAT from the coding sequence GTGCGCCGGACCTGGGCCCCGGTGGGGCGGACGCCGGTGCTCACCGGGTTCGGCCGGCACCGCGACAAGGTCTCGACGATCGCCGCCATCAGCGTCGCCCCGGTCCGGCGGCGGGTGGGGCTCTACTGGCGGACCGACCCGGCGCATTCCATCGACGCGGCGGCAGTCGTGGCATTCCTGGGGGGCCTGCTGCGACACCTGCGGGGGCGGGTCATCGTGGTCTGGGATGGTGGGAGCAATCACAAGGGCCCGCTGATCCGGGCGTTCCTGTCCCGCTATCCTCGCCTGCATCAGGGGCGGCTGCCGGCCTACGCCCCGGACCTCAACCCGGTGGAGTTCATCTGGGGGCACCTGAAGCACGGCCTGATGGCCAACTTCGTGCCCACAGACGTGCACGACCTGGATCGAGTCATCAACGGCCATCTGGAGCGACTCGGTGGCCAGCCCGCGATGATCCGGTCGCAGTCGAGGGGATCGAAACTCCCCCTCCTCGGCAAGAACCTGGCCACCTGA
- a CDS encoding IS630 family transposase — protein sequence MKEARVAWRAEFAGVDPSRLVFLDESGATTAMTRRYARSPRGKRVDAAVPHGHWKVLTLTAAVRLGGIGACLAFDGATNSACFEADIGECLAPTLRPCDIVVMDNLSCHKTAEVARLVAAAGAEVRYLPAYSPALNPIEAMFSKLKESLRSAEARSVDDLIGAMGDGLRSDKAANILGWFHHSGYRHVQ from the coding sequence TTGAAGGAGGCCAGGGTGGCCTGGCGGGCCGAGTTCGCCGGCGTCGACCCGTCCCGCCTGGTCTTCCTGGACGAGAGCGGCGCGACGACCGCGATGACCAGGCGGTACGCACGGTCCCCGCGCGGCAAGCGGGTCGACGCGGCGGTGCCGCACGGCCACTGGAAGGTGCTCACCCTGACCGCGGCGGTCCGCCTCGGCGGCATCGGGGCCTGCCTGGCCTTCGACGGGGCGACGAACAGCGCCTGCTTCGAGGCCGACATCGGCGAGTGCCTGGCCCCGACACTCAGGCCCTGTGACATCGTGGTGATGGACAACCTCTCATGCCACAAGACTGCCGAGGTGGCCCGCTTGGTCGCCGCCGCCGGCGCCGAGGTCCGCTACCTGCCGGCCTACAGCCCCGCCCTGAACCCGATCGAGGCGATGTTCAGCAAGCTCAAGGAGTCCCTGCGATCGGCCGAGGCGAGGAGCGTGGACGACCTGATCGGCGCGATGGGAGACGGCCTGAGGTCAGACAAAGCGGCCAATATCCTTGGATGGTTTCATCATTCGGGATATCGCCACGTTCAATAG
- a CDS encoding IS630 transposase-related protein has product MAAYSMDLRERVIAACDEGIQTRAEVAERFSVSQSWVRLLLKRRRETGSIAPRPHGGGRAPAFSGEAAERLCNAVAADPDATLRQLAAAAGVARGTSATDRALRRLGITRKKSRPGPPSRTGPT; this is encoded by the coding sequence ATGGCCGCATACTCGATGGACCTGCGGGAGCGGGTCATTGCCGCCTGCGATGAGGGGATTCAGACGCGCGCCGAGGTCGCCGAACGATTCTCCGTCAGCCAGTCCTGGGTCCGCCTGCTGCTCAAGAGGCGCCGGGAGACCGGCTCGATCGCGCCGAGGCCGCACGGCGGGGGCCGGGCCCCGGCCTTCTCCGGCGAGGCGGCCGAGCGGCTCTGCAACGCCGTCGCGGCCGATCCCGATGCCACGCTCAGGCAACTGGCGGCCGCCGCCGGCGTGGCCCGCGGCACCTCGGCCACCGACCGGGCGCTGAGACGGCTGGGCATCACGCGCAAAAAAAGTCGACCCGGGCCGCCGAGCAGGACCGGCCCGACTTGA